A window of Aquitalea denitrificans contains these coding sequences:
- a CDS encoding MFS transporter has product MKHADTMVAASPLHARNRLRFFQFGLLLLAAGAIYPLLYLRQNFETTILQSFQISSSDLGVFYSMLGVVYAVSYLPSGWLADRFPPRLLIAFSLSAVGSLGLWFATFPAYQALEIIFVGWGLAAGLTFWAALLKGVKMLAAANEQGRFFGILDGGRGLVEAVLASIALAIFAFHVQQGDEAKLALRQVIYLYSFTCLAIAVLILLFLDKGVAERDSGAARQSNVLADLRLLLGIPQVWLLAVIIFCGYQLFWATYSFSAYLQQGYGMSAVAAGFITVTKLWMRPIGGIGGGFLGDRFSKEGVLGLCMLLASLSLFGLILFPGSAGIYFLLALVLLIGVLTYAIRGLYWSLLDACRVPLSVTGLAIGLISVIGYLPDIFLPMINTAFAAHYPGVDGPRFYFAYIACCGLLGTAAVFYFKQLNKQGESV; this is encoded by the coding sequence ATGAAACATGCTGACACCATGGTTGCAGCGTCGCCGCTGCATGCCCGCAATCGTTTGCGCTTTTTCCAGTTCGGCCTGTTGCTGCTGGCCGCTGGTGCCATCTATCCACTGCTGTATCTGCGGCAGAATTTTGAAACCACCATCCTGCAAAGCTTCCAGATCAGCAGCAGCGATCTGGGCGTGTTTTATTCCATGCTGGGCGTCGTCTACGCCGTCAGCTATTTGCCCAGCGGCTGGTTGGCGGACCGCTTTCCGCCGCGTTTGCTGATTGCTTTCTCCTTGTCGGCGGTGGGTAGTCTGGGGCTGTGGTTTGCCACTTTCCCGGCGTATCAGGCTTTGGAAATCATCTTTGTCGGCTGGGGACTGGCTGCCGGGCTTACCTTCTGGGCAGCGTTGCTCAAGGGCGTGAAGATGCTGGCGGCGGCCAATGAGCAAGGGCGCTTCTTTGGCATTCTGGATGGCGGCCGCGGCCTGGTCGAGGCGGTGCTGGCCTCCATTGCGCTGGCCATCTTTGCCTTTCATGTCCAGCAGGGCGACGAGGCAAAGCTGGCATTGCGGCAGGTGATTTATCTGTATTCCTTTACCTGCCTGGCCATTGCCGTGCTGATTCTGCTGTTTCTGGACAAGGGCGTGGCGGAGCGCGACAGCGGGGCTGCGCGCCAGAGCAATGTGCTGGCTGATTTGCGGCTGTTGCTGGGCATCCCGCAAGTCTGGCTGCTGGCTGTCATCATTTTCTGTGGTTATCAGCTGTTCTGGGCCACCTATTCCTTTTCGGCCTACTTGCAGCAGGGCTATGGCATGAGCGCGGTGGCGGCCGGTTTCATTACCGTCACCAAATTGTGGATGCGTCCCATCGGCGGGATTGGCGGCGGTTTTCTGGGCGACCGTTTTTCCAAGGAGGGCGTACTGGGGCTGTGCATGCTGCTTGCTTCACTCAGCCTGTTTGGCCTGATTCTTTTCCCCGGCAGCGCAGGTATTTACTTCTTGCTGGCCCTGGTGTTGTTGATCGGCGTGCTCACCTATGCCATTCGCGGCTTGTACTGGTCCTTGCTGGATGCCTGCCGGGTGCCGCTTTCCGTGACCGGACTGGCCATTGGCCTGATTTCGGTCATCGGCTATTTGCCGGACATTTTCCTGCCCATGATCAATACCGCATTTGCCGCACATTACCCCGGTGTCGATGGCCCCCGTTTCTATTTCGCCTATATCGCCTGCTGTGGGCTGCTGGGTACTGCTGCAGTGTTTTATTTCAAACAACTGAATAAACAAGGGGAGTCTGTGTGA
- the aldA gene encoding aldehyde dehydrogenase translates to MQCYQNFINNSFIQPENDVSFIVSDPATGQPRAQVCAATTAEALSAVESATAAQKGWAALPACERAQYLHKLADALQARSAEIGAALADESGKSLSDAMAEAVYAAEITRYHAEWARRIEGEAIPSDNPQENLLLMREAIGVVVCLIPFNFPVYTLLRKIAPALITGNTVVVRPSNNTPCSAFAIAQAVLDAGLPAGVINILTMTHAVAETVCTHPKVGMITLTGSVGAGRKVLEYSQVNIAKSSLELGGKTPAIIEPDAKLVQAANDIVASALSHCGQLCTSVERVYVQESVYEDFVRLLKARFSARQYGNRARHPNYMGPLVNASTRLNIQQMVERAVDDGAVLETGGFIPEGPGYFYPPTLLTQCRQDMEIVQEEIFGPVLCVLKYSTAEEALQLANDHQFGLASVLYTENYRTAMRFANHIEAGELYVNRTPADPYQGYHAGWKRSGLGGDDGKHGMLEFTQTRLVVLKY, encoded by the coding sequence ATGCAGTGCTATCAGAATTTCATCAACAACAGCTTTATCCAGCCCGAAAACGACGTCAGTTTCATCGTGTCGGACCCTGCCACGGGCCAGCCTCGTGCGCAGGTCTGTGCTGCGACCACTGCCGAGGCGCTGTCGGCAGTCGAATCCGCGACTGCGGCACAAAAAGGCTGGGCTGCCTTACCTGCCTGTGAGCGCGCACAGTATTTGCACAAACTGGCTGATGCCTTGCAGGCAAGATCAGCCGAAATTGGTGCCGCGCTGGCCGATGAATCTGGCAAGAGTCTGAGTGATGCCATGGCCGAAGCAGTCTATGCGGCTGAAATCACCCGCTACCATGCCGAATGGGCCAGACGCATCGAAGGGGAGGCCATTCCCAGCGATAACCCGCAGGAAAACCTGCTGCTGATGCGCGAGGCCATCGGTGTGGTGGTCTGCCTCATCCCGTTCAATTTCCCTGTCTACACCTTGCTGCGCAAAATTGCGCCAGCACTGATCACCGGCAATACCGTCGTGGTTCGGCCCAGCAACAACACGCCGTGCTCGGCATTTGCAATTGCCCAGGCGGTGCTGGATGCCGGCCTGCCTGCCGGGGTGATCAATATCCTGACCATGACGCATGCGGTGGCAGAAACCGTTTGCACCCATCCCAAGGTGGGGATGATTACCCTGACCGGCAGTGTCGGGGCAGGCCGCAAGGTGTTGGAGTACTCCCAGGTGAATATTGCCAAGTCATCACTCGAGTTGGGGGGCAAGACACCGGCGATCATCGAGCCGGATGCCAAACTGGTGCAGGCAGCCAATGACATTGTGGCATCCGCCCTCAGTCACTGTGGCCAGCTGTGTACCTCGGTGGAACGGGTGTATGTGCAGGAGAGCGTGTATGAGGATTTTGTCCGTTTGCTCAAGGCGCGCTTTTCGGCACGCCAGTACGGCAATCGTGCCAGGCATCCCAACTATATGGGTCCTTTGGTCAATGCCAGCACCCGGCTCAATATCCAGCAGATGGTAGAGCGGGCTGTCGATGATGGTGCGGTGCTGGAAACCGGCGGTTTCATTCCGGAAGGCCCCGGTTATTTTTACCCGCCTACCTTGCTTACCCAGTGCCGTCAGGACATGGAAATCGTACAGGAAGAAATTTTCGGCCCTGTACTGTGCGTCCTGAAATACAGCACGGCAGAAGAGGCCTTGCAGCTGGCCAACGACCACCAGTTTGGTCTGGCTTCGGTGCTGTATACCGAAAACTACCGAACCGCCATGCGTTTTGCCAACCACATCGAAGCGGGCGAGCTGTATGTCAACCGCACGCCGGCAGACCCCTATCAGGGTTATCACGCCGGCTGGAAACGCTCCGGCCTGGGGGGCGACGATGGCAAGCACGGCATGCTGGAGTTCACCCAGACGCGGCTGGTCGTCCTGAAATACTGA
- a CDS encoding voltage-gated chloride channel family protein codes for MSAISRSETLAMLPRMSKLLFLACLVALLAGSASAFFLHSLVWATSMRQDHRWLLLLLPLAGFAVGWVYLRYGRQVEAGNNLLIDEIHDPTRIVPLRMVPLVLWGTVMSHLFGASVGREGTAVQMGGALADQVTHWLRLGNADRRILLMCGIAAGFASVFGTPLAGAVFALEVLAIGRMRYDALFPCLLAAIVADQVGLGWGVQHTHYAISQFPVLSAWTLLATLVAGALFGLTGKLFANSTHALSALIKRHVSYAPLRPLLGGVLLVAIVWSSGADRFIGLGILTIVDAFTQPLPVYDFAAKLGLTVLSLASGFKGGEVTPLFFIGATLGNALSPLLHLPFSLLAGLGFVAVFAGAANTPLASTIMAMELFGSEVGIYAALACVASYTFSGHTGIYRSQRIAHGKHRPFPRGLKLSELAAWRRRQE; via the coding sequence ATGTCTGCCATTTCCCGTTCCGAAACCCTTGCCATGCTGCCGCGCATGAGCAAGCTGCTGTTCCTGGCCTGTCTGGTCGCCTTGCTGGCCGGTTCTGCTTCTGCCTTCTTCCTGCACAGCCTGGTATGGGCCACGTCCATGCGTCAGGACCATCGTTGGCTGCTGCTATTGTTGCCACTGGCCGGTTTTGCCGTCGGCTGGGTTTATCTGCGCTATGGCCGGCAGGTGGAGGCCGGCAATAATCTGCTGATCGATGAAATCCACGACCCCACTCGCATCGTGCCCCTGCGCATGGTGCCGCTGGTGTTGTGGGGCACGGTAATGTCCCATCTGTTTGGTGCATCGGTCGGGCGCGAAGGCACGGCAGTGCAGATGGGCGGCGCGCTGGCTGATCAGGTCACCCATTGGCTGCGGCTGGGCAATGCGGATCGGCGCATCCTGCTGATGTGCGGGATTGCTGCCGGTTTTGCCTCGGTCTTTGGCACCCCGCTGGCCGGGGCGGTGTTTGCGCTGGAAGTGCTGGCCATTGGCCGCATGCGCTATGACGCGCTGTTTCCCTGCCTGCTGGCGGCTATCGTGGCCGATCAGGTGGGCTTGGGCTGGGGCGTGCAGCACACCCATTACGCCATCAGCCAGTTTCCCGTGCTCAGTGCCTGGACCTTGCTGGCCACGCTGGTGGCCGGCGCGCTGTTCGGTCTTACTGGCAAGCTGTTTGCCAACAGCACCCATGCCTTGTCGGCACTGATCAAGCGCCATGTGTCCTATGCGCCGTTGCGGCCCTTGCTGGGCGGTGTGTTGCTGGTGGCCATTGTCTGGTCCAGCGGGGCCGATCGTTTTATCGGGCTGGGCATTCTCACCATTGTGGATGCGTTCACCCAGCCGCTGCCTGTCTATGACTTTGCCGCCAAACTGGGGCTGACCGTGCTGTCGCTGGCCAGCGGCTTCAAGGGCGGGGAAGTGACGCCGCTGTTCTTTATCGGTGCCACCTTGGGCAATGCCTTGTCGCCGCTATTGCATCTGCCGTTCTCCTTGCTGGCCGGGCTGGGCTTTGTGGCGGTGTTTGCCGGAGCGGCCAATACACCATTGGCCTCCACCATCATGGCGATGGAGCTGTTTGGCAGTGAGGTGGGCATTTATGCCGCGCTGGCCTGTGTGGCCAGCTACACCTTCTCTGGTCATACCGGTATTTATCGTTCCCAGCGCATTGCCCATGGCAAGCACCGGCCCTTTCCGCGCGGGCTAAAGTTGAGCGAGTTGGCTGCCTGGCGGCGTCGCCAGGAGTGA
- a CDS encoding TerC family protein produces the protein MEWLNLLFVGTPLWMWLMFMGIVAALLVFDLGVLNKNDHEIGVKESLKLSAFYIAMGLLFGGWVWWYRGGDAGMQYLTGYLVEKSLSMDNIFVMSLIFSGMAVPRLYQHRVLFWGILGVIVLRAAMIGLGAVLVTEFKWVLVLFGLFLLLTGVKMLFSKEEGHPSLEDNKLYQWLRRHLRLTPTLHGHHFLVRGEQHGLSRGWWATPLLLTLLLVESADLVFAVDSIPAIFAITQDPFLVYTSNIFAILGLRALYFALSAMVHRFEYLKYSLAIVLVFIGVKVGLVYLNDIQLVQFHIPTGVSLGVTLALLVSGVLYSLYKTRNDGGDSLS, from the coding sequence ATGGAATGGCTTAATCTGTTGTTTGTCGGCACGCCGCTATGGATGTGGCTGATGTTCATGGGCATTGTGGCCGCGTTGCTGGTGTTTGATCTGGGCGTACTCAACAAGAATGATCACGAAATCGGTGTAAAGGAAAGCCTGAAACTGTCGGCTTTCTACATTGCCATGGGGCTGTTATTTGGCGGCTGGGTATGGTGGTATCGTGGCGGCGATGCCGGCATGCAGTACCTCACCGGTTATTTGGTGGAAAAATCCCTGTCCATGGACAACATCTTCGTGATGTCGCTGATTTTCAGCGGCATGGCGGTGCCGCGGCTGTATCAGCACCGGGTATTGTTCTGGGGCATTCTGGGTGTAATTGTGCTGCGGGCTGCCATGATAGGCTTGGGTGCGGTACTGGTAACCGAGTTCAAGTGGGTGCTGGTGCTGTTTGGTCTGTTTTTACTACTGACCGGGGTCAAGATGCTGTTCAGCAAGGAGGAGGGCCACCCGTCGCTGGAAGACAACAAGCTGTACCAGTGGCTGCGCCGCCATCTGCGCCTGACTCCCACCTTGCATGGCCATCATTTTCTGGTGCGTGGCGAGCAGCACGGGCTGAGCCGCGGCTGGTGGGCTACCCCCCTGCTGCTGACGCTGTTGCTGGTGGAAAGTGCTGATCTGGTATTTGCGGTGGACAGCATTCCGGCCATCTTTGCCATCACCCAGGACCCCTTCCTGGTGTATACCTCCAACATCTTTGCCATTCTGGGCCTGCGGGCGCTGTACTTTGCCTTGTCGGCCATGGTGCATCGCTTTGAATACCTCAAGTATTCGCTGGCCATCGTGCTGGTATTCATCGGGGTGAAAGTGGGACTGGTGTATCTGAATGACATCCAGCTGGTGCAGTTTCACATTCCTACCGGGGTATCGCTGGGGGTGACGCTGGCTCTGCTGGTGAGTGGTGTGCTGTATTCGCTGTACAAGACCCGTAACGACGGGGGTGACAGCCTGTCATGA
- the htpX gene encoding protease HtpX: MKRVILLIATNIAVMLVLSIAAQLLGINRFITAGGLNMGSLLAFAGLMGFGGAFISLWMSKTMAKWSTGARVIEQPSNETERWLLFTVRKLADRAGLPMPEVAVYEGEPNAFATGASKSNSLVAVSTGLLSSMTEQEVEAVLAHEIAHIQNGDMVTLTLIQGVVNTFVFFLARVVGYLVDNFLRRNDEESSSGTGIGYFITVIVCEIVFGILASFIVMYFSRQREYRADAGAAKLLGSPQPMIAALHRLGGVHAGELPQNMAASGISGGAGLMGLMSSHPSLESRIAALQSAH, translated from the coding sequence ATGAAACGTGTGATTCTGCTGATCGCCACCAATATTGCGGTGATGCTGGTGCTGAGCATCGCCGCCCAGTTACTGGGCATCAACCGCTTCATCACTGCCGGCGGCCTTAATATGGGCAGCTTGCTGGCCTTTGCCGGTCTGATGGGTTTTGGCGGTGCCTTCATTTCGCTGTGGATGTCCAAGACCATGGCGAAGTGGAGTACCGGTGCCCGTGTGATCGAACAGCCAAGCAACGAAACCGAACGCTGGCTGCTGTTTACCGTGCGCAAGCTGGCAGACCGTGCCGGCCTGCCGATGCCGGAAGTGGCGGTGTACGAAGGTGAGCCTAATGCTTTTGCCACTGGTGCCAGCAAATCCAATTCGCTGGTGGCGGTATCCACCGGTCTGCTCTCATCCATGACCGAGCAGGAAGTGGAAGCGGTGCTGGCCCACGAGATTGCCCACATCCAGAACGGCGACATGGTGACGCTGACGCTGATTCAGGGCGTGGTGAACACCTTCGTGTTCTTCCTGGCGCGCGTGGTGGGCTATCTGGTGGACAACTTCCTGCGCCGCAATGACGAGGAATCGTCCAGCGGCACCGGCATTGGCTATTTCATTACGGTGATTGTGTGTGAAATCGTGTTCGGCATTCTGGCGTCCTTCATCGTGATGTACTTCTCGCGTCAGCGTGAATACCGTGCCGATGCCGGTGCGGCGAAACTGCTGGGTAGTCCGCAGCCGATGATTGCCGCGCTGCACCGCCTGGGTGGCGTGCATGCCGGCGAGCTGCCGCAGAATATGGCTGCATCCGGTATTTCCGGTGGTGCCGGCCTGATGGGGCTGATGTCCAGCCACCCTTCACTGGAGTCGCGCATTGCTGCCTTGCAATCGGCACACTAA
- the nhaR gene encoding transcriptional activator NhaR — protein MFNQLNYKHLHYFWAVARAGSVTAAAQQLGMSAQTVSGQISRLEQQIGRALFTQQGRGLILTEAGRMALTYADRIFQLGEELQEMLADEQLDHTLRLSSGISDVLPKSIAYRLLKPALALPQRLRLQCTEGAFDQLLHELASHSLDLVLADRPAPAAGQQAMQSHLLARCPVMIFATPQLAARYQDGFPHSLQRAPLLLPSRDNVLRSQLEHWLDEQGIRVEIVGEFKDGALLQTFGEQGAGLFPVPAFSEDDITGGGKLRLLGRISGVEEHYYAITNRRKLQHKAVQAIIQQAETESS, from the coding sequence ATGTTCAATCAGCTCAACTACAAGCATCTGCATTATTTCTGGGCCGTGGCGCGGGCCGGCAGTGTGACGGCAGCAGCCCAGCAACTGGGCATGAGCGCACAAACGGTGAGCGGTCAGATTTCGCGCCTGGAGCAGCAAATTGGCCGCGCCTTGTTCACCCAGCAAGGACGCGGGCTGATACTTACCGAAGCCGGGCGCATGGCCTTGACCTACGCCGACCGAATTTTCCAGCTGGGTGAGGAGCTGCAGGAAATGCTGGCGGATGAACAACTGGACCATACCCTGCGCCTGAGCAGCGGCATCAGTGATGTGCTGCCCAAGAGCATTGCCTACCGCCTGCTCAAACCAGCGCTGGCCCTGCCACAACGGCTGCGTCTGCAATGCACTGAAGGCGCTTTCGATCAGTTGCTGCACGAGTTGGCCAGCCACAGCCTGGACCTGGTGCTGGCCGACCGTCCGGCACCAGCCGCAGGCCAGCAAGCCATGCAGTCCCACCTGCTGGCCCGCTGCCCGGTGATGATTTTTGCCACTCCGCAACTGGCAGCACGCTATCAGGATGGCTTCCCGCACAGCCTGCAGCGTGCCCCCCTGCTGTTGCCCAGCCGTGACAATGTCTTGCGCAGCCAGCTGGAGCACTGGCTGGACGAACAAGGCATACGCGTGGAAATTGTCGGAGAGTTCAAGGACGGCGCACTGTTGCAAACCTTTGGCGAGCAAGGTGCCGGGCTGTTTCCGGTACCGGCTTTTTCGGAGGACGACATCACCGGCGGTGGCAAGCTGCGCCTGCTAGGCCGGATAAGCGGTGTGGAAGAACATTATTACGCCATTACCAACCGTCGCAAATTGCAGCACAAAGCCGTTCAGGCGATTATTCAGCAGGCAGAAACAGAATCATCCTGA
- a CDS encoding site-specific recombinase, translated as MPNPTLDAIFLSLQQGETTAAAALADLVRSLRPSSADNHEQAIMNFRALAWLLEHHADHRQALRSAFLDLLTQTRQIPLYTESGILANTSFFTTLSKRIGERLLPMPTREDSLQDRFGRLFRWKQDHIWLAAIPDETWQQLWQAMAWHEEQDRSSWIQTRLQMLESVQILSARVTAIGLEPELVRVYPDIERFESPFLHLNAEVLKYADSYRRALAEHTHPQEDDKHILVLLEQCELILGKIRKNASRNGISINLTYQALRLLQSMNRLRALLALLEPEHDPAHNPALFHLLVDFARAENRKYSVSDVFKSNTELLALQVTEHAGRHGEHYIAESRREWGSMARAAMGAGLIVGIMALIKLLLAQAHLPLLWEGLAYGMNYAIGFIIVQLLHFTIATKQPAMTAARIAAALHQQEKSASRVALDDLAELVIKVLRTQFIAILGNVLLAIPTAAIIAFGWHALTGSTVVSPDKARHLLHDLDPASSLALPHAAIAGVFLFLSGLIAGYYDNKAIYRRIPERLAAHPLLNKLLGRHRAWKLGHYVEHNLGALAGNFYFGLFLGLTGTIGIMLGLPLDIRHITFSAANLAFGLVTLDFQLPLGMVAVYCGGLALIGMTNLAVSFSLALWVALRSRKLDGRQVLPLLPLLLKRFVRQPLQFFIPPATAHGNRAEDAAHQPGQQEH; from the coding sequence TTGCCCAATCCCACGCTTGATGCCATTTTTCTCAGCCTGCAACAGGGTGAAACCACAGCAGCTGCCGCACTGGCAGACCTGGTACGCAGCCTGCGGCCCAGCAGTGCCGACAACCACGAACAGGCCATCATGAATTTTCGCGCGCTGGCCTGGCTGCTGGAACATCACGCCGACCACCGTCAGGCCCTGCGCAGTGCATTTCTCGACTTGCTGACCCAAACCAGACAGATTCCGCTATATACCGAATCCGGGATTCTGGCCAATACCAGCTTTTTCACCACGCTATCCAAGCGTATCGGCGAGCGGCTGCTGCCCATGCCGACTCGGGAAGATTCGCTACAGGACCGCTTTGGCCGCCTCTTCCGCTGGAAGCAGGATCACATCTGGCTGGCAGCCATTCCGGATGAAACCTGGCAGCAACTGTGGCAGGCCATGGCCTGGCATGAAGAGCAAGACCGCAGCAGCTGGATTCAGACCCGTCTGCAAATGCTGGAGTCGGTGCAGATACTCAGTGCACGGGTAACCGCCATTGGTCTGGAGCCGGAACTGGTACGGGTCTATCCAGACATCGAGCGTTTCGAATCCCCGTTCCTGCACCTGAATGCCGAAGTGCTGAAGTATGCCGACAGCTACCGGCGGGCACTGGCCGAACACACGCATCCGCAGGAAGACGACAAGCACATTCTGGTATTGCTGGAGCAGTGCGAGCTGATTCTGGGCAAAATTCGCAAGAATGCTTCCCGCAATGGCATTTCCATCAATCTCACCTATCAGGCACTGCGATTGCTGCAAAGCATGAACCGGCTGCGCGCACTGCTAGCCTTGCTGGAGCCGGAACACGACCCGGCACACAACCCGGCCCTGTTCCATCTGCTGGTCGATTTTGCCCGTGCAGAAAACCGCAAGTACAGCGTCAGTGATGTATTCAAATCCAATACTGAACTGCTGGCCCTGCAGGTAACCGAACATGCAGGCCGTCATGGCGAACACTATATTGCCGAATCACGCCGGGAATGGGGCAGCATGGCCAGGGCGGCAATGGGCGCGGGCCTCATCGTTGGCATCATGGCCCTGATCAAGCTGCTGCTGGCCCAGGCACACCTTCCCCTGCTGTGGGAAGGGCTGGCCTATGGCATGAACTACGCCATCGGCTTCATCATCGTGCAGCTGCTACATTTCACCATTGCCACCAAGCAGCCGGCCATGACCGCCGCCCGCATTGCCGCCGCTCTGCACCAGCAGGAAAAGAGCGCCAGCCGTGTAGCACTGGATGATCTGGCAGAGCTGGTGATCAAGGTGCTGCGCACCCAGTTCATTGCCATTCTGGGCAATGTGCTGCTGGCCATTCCTACCGCCGCCATCATCGCCTTTGGTTGGCACGCACTGACAGGCAGCACGGTGGTATCGCCCGACAAGGCTCGCCACCTGCTGCACGACCTGGACCCGGCATCCAGCCTGGCCTTGCCGCATGCAGCGATTGCCGGTGTATTTCTCTTTCTGTCGGGGCTGATTGCCGGTTACTACGACAACAAGGCCATCTACCGCCGCATACCGGAGCGGCTGGCAGCACACCCTTTGCTGAACAAGCTGCTGGGCCGCCACCGGGCCTGGAAACTTGGGCACTATGTGGAACACAATCTGGGTGCACTGGCGGGCAATTTCTATTTCGGCCTGTTTCTGGGGCTGACCGGCACTATTGGCATCATGCTTGGCCTGCCGCTGGATATCCGCCATATCACCTTCTCGGCAGCCAATCTGGCGTTTGGCCTGGTCACACTGGATTTCCAGCTGCCACTTGGCATGGTGGCAGTGTATTGCGGCGGCCTAGCCCTGATTGGCATGACCAATCTGGCAGTCAGCTTCAGTCTGGCGCTATGGGTTGCGCTGCGCTCGCGCAAGCTGGACGGACGGCAGGTGCTACCTCTGCTGCCCTTGCTGTTGAAACGCTTTGTACGCCAGCCGCTGCAGTTTTTCATCCCGCCAGCCACCGCGCACGGCAACCGGGCTGAGGATGCCGCACACCAGCCCGGACAGCAGGAACATTAA
- a CDS encoding GGDEF domain-containing protein — translation MTKRRIFDSIITRLVIMVVCLVCLGTVIRYYALGSFLRQELSTVVQEQQQAMAGYVARDIDDKITQRQTLLAQLATDLPQAMLVQPAALQDWLRQHYRYQSLFPGGLFVTDPHGRVIADYPTAPGRQNHSYAERDYIQSAAKGSRYIGKPVIGFALRTPILPMAIPLFDSNRRVSAILVGITPLSSPGFLDLLQKTQIGHGKGGFLLVSPRDNMYIATSQKKMALAPLPPRGNNPLHDRAMAGYRGSGITTNANGEEEVAAMVTVPSTNWFVVAQLPASEAFATVGHAQLFAIKGAIIATILFALLATVCMYFVLLPLFQAAEDAERMAHGDMPLLPLSIRRRDEVGHLIAAFNRLLGKLHEQQGQLERLAHHDTLTGLPNRRLLADRLKLALAQSRRHGTHLALLFMDLDGFKRINDSLGHDAGDEALCMVTARLQAIVRESDTLARIGGDEFVLLMSHLDAQAAEMARTVADKCIAAMQPPLLIGGAKFKVGISIGIALDRTDSTADSLMQEADQAMYLAKYNGGDCLRHN, via the coding sequence ATGACCAAGCGCCGTATCTTCGACAGCATCATCACCCGGCTGGTGATCATGGTGGTCTGCCTGGTCTGCCTGGGAACTGTGATACGTTACTATGCACTGGGCAGCTTTCTGCGGCAGGAACTATCCACCGTGGTGCAGGAGCAGCAACAGGCCATGGCGGGCTATGTGGCCAGGGATATCGATGACAAGATCACCCAGCGGCAGACTCTGCTGGCCCAACTGGCCACCGACCTGCCGCAAGCCATGCTGGTACAACCGGCAGCCCTGCAGGACTGGCTGCGTCAACACTATCGTTACCAGAGCCTGTTTCCCGGCGGCCTGTTCGTTACCGATCCGCATGGCCGCGTAATTGCCGACTACCCCACGGCACCGGGCCGACAGAACCACAGCTACGCAGAACGTGACTACATCCAGTCTGCCGCCAAGGGCAGCAGATATATCGGCAAACCGGTCATCGGCTTTGCGCTGCGCACGCCCATCCTTCCCATGGCCATTCCCCTGTTTGACAGCAACAGGCGGGTGAGTGCCATTCTGGTCGGCATTACGCCGCTCTCTTCGCCCGGCTTCCTTGACCTGCTGCAAAAAACCCAGATCGGCCATGGCAAGGGCGGCTTCCTGCTGGTGTCGCCACGCGACAATATGTACATCGCCACTTCGCAAAAAAAGATGGCGCTTGCCCCCCTGCCCCCGCGCGGAAACAATCCGCTGCATGACCGTGCCATGGCCGGTTATCGCGGCAGTGGCATCACCACCAATGCCAATGGCGAGGAAGAAGTTGCCGCCATGGTCACAGTCCCCAGCACCAACTGGTTTGTCGTGGCACAGCTTCCTGCCAGCGAAGCGTTTGCCACCGTTGGCCATGCACAGCTTTTTGCCATCAAGGGGGCCATCATCGCCACCATACTGTTTGCCCTGCTGGCTACCGTCTGCATGTATTTTGTGTTGCTTCCGTTGTTTCAGGCCGCCGAAGACGCCGAACGCATGGCACACGGCGACATGCCGCTGTTACCCCTGTCTATCCGCCGCCGTGATGAAGTCGGCCACCTGATTGCCGCCTTCAACCGTCTGCTGGGCAAACTGCACGAACAACAGGGCCAGCTGGAACGGCTGGCTCATCACGATACCCTTACCGGGCTGCCGAACCGCCGCCTTCTTGCAGATCGCCTGAAACTTGCGCTGGCGCAATCACGCCGCCACGGAACGCATCTGGCATTGCTGTTCATGGATCTGGATGGTTTCAAACGCATCAACGACAGCCTGGGGCATGATGCTGGCGACGAAGCCCTGTGCATGGTGACGGCACGGCTGCAAGCGATTGTGCGCGAGTCCGACACCCTGGCGCGCATTGGCGGTGACGAATTCGTCCTGCTGATGAGCCATCTGGATGCACAGGCTGCAGAAATGGCCCGCACTGTGGCCGACAAATGCATTGCTGCCATGCAGCCGCCGCTTCTGATTGGCGGTGCAAAATTCAAGGTGGGCATCTCCATCGGCATTGCACTGGACCGCACCGACAGTACGGCAGATTCGCTGATGCAGGAGGCGGATCAGGCGATGTACCTGGCCAAGTACAACGGTGGCGACTGCCTGCGGCACAACTAA